In Camelina sativa cultivar DH55 chromosome 17, Cs, whole genome shotgun sequence, the genomic stretch AGGATTAGTCCTACTACGCTGTCGAGAAACTCAAGTTATTCTTAAACGCAAATTTCAAATCGCTAAAACCAACGTTTGAACACGCAACGATAACTCTCTCAGCCGCGTGACTCGTATTATTCCAAATAGCGTTTGCGTTTGGCAGAGTCCTCCACTTACAAAGCTTCCCTCCTTCTCCAATCTCCGCCGCCACAATCTCTCCGCCGTTCTCCGCCGCATCGTGTATATAAACCATATCCCCAACCGCGTTAAACGCTATCGACGTTAACGGCCAGTCAGAGTCAGCTCCTCTGAGTTTATCCAAACACGCCTCAGGCATAGATCCAATCGATTCGAATCTCGAATCCATCGGCGACTCGTCGGAAACTATAACTCCCCAAAGCTCGATTCCCGTCGGATTATCTTCGTCTCCGGTGATCCCAGCCATGATTAGGCTCTCGCTGGAGTATCCAATCGAACGAGAGTACAACCGAAACCCGCCGGGACAGAGATCGAGAAGCTTCGTCCACGATTTGGTCTCCGGATCGAAGCTAAACGCGGCGCCTGAACTCTTCTCCGTCACGTACATCTTCTCCGAACTAGCCGCTACGGAAAGCCACGTGGCAGACGCGGATCCGTAGAGAGAATCCGGCATCGACTCGCATATCTCCCACGCGTCGTCGTCGAAGAGCTCCACGGCGAACTTATCCTCCTCGAAATCGCAAACGCCGCCGGCTACGATCAGGCTCCGTCCGACTACAGCCACGATGGGATCGATCCTCCACACTCTCGGCGGTGCCACGTGTCGCCAAGTCAGATGAAACGCGTCGGTCGAGAAGGATAACCCCGCCGGAGACAAAGCGTAGAGCAACGTGGAGTGAGATGATCGAGCGACGGACACGTGTTCGACGGGAGGAGACGATGACGTGGACTTGAGCTCAATCCATGAATCGGACTTGGGATCGTAAGC encodes the following:
- the LOC104756706 gene encoding F-box/kelch-repeat protein At1g23390-like, which encodes MENKKNNGEDEVEEGSIEGDVLESILSYLPLLDLDSASQVSKSWNRAVFFSLRRFKTLPWLFLYTQKTSQPYTLSTTAMAYDPKSDSWIELKSTSSSPPVEHVSVARSSHSTLLYALSPAGLSFSTDAFHLTWRHVAPPRVWRIDPIVAVVGRSLIVAGGVCDFEEDKFAVELFDDDAWEICESMPDSLYGSASATWLSVAASSEKMYVTEKSSGAAFSFDPETKSWTKLLDLCPGGFRLYSRSIGYSSESLIMAGITGDEDNPTGIELWGVIVSDESPMDSRFESIGSMPEACLDKLRGADSDWPLTSIAFNAVGDMVYIHDAAENGGEIVAAEIGEGGKLCKWRTLPNANAIWNNTSHAAERVIVACSNVGFSDLKFAFKNNLSFSTA